From the Cryptococcus depauperatus CBS 7841 chromosome 7, complete sequence genome, the window AAGGATGCTCGAGGCGACCAGTGTGATAAATGCTCTCTCACATTTTCTTCCCCAACGCAACTTCTCAATCCCCGATGCAAACGCAATAAGTCTCACAAACTTTCTGTTCGTCCTTCAACCCATGCTTGTGTCCGATTAGATATTCTACAACCTAAACTTGTTGAGTGGATGCAAAAAGCTCGAATTAAGGGGAGATGGGGTACCAATGCCGTCATCACGGAAAAAGGTGAAATTGTCGAGCCTAGAATGCTTGGAGAGGGTTTGAGGCCTAGTGCTGTCACTAGAGATTTGAAGTGGGGTGTCAAAGTCCCGAAGGTTGgaaatgaagaggaggacAAGTTATTGGAGGGCAAGGTGATCTATGTTTGGGTATTTCGTTTTTAAATCAATTTGGTGGTATCTGTTCTAACTGTAGAAAAGTTTGACGCTCCTATAGGATATCCATCAATTACTGCTACTTACACTAACGACTGGGAAAAGTGGTGGAAGAACCCCGATAATGTAGAGCTTTACCAATTTATGGGCAAAGACAGTACGTGGATCATTGCGACCTTTACGCTTTTAATGGAATTGATATGATATAGATATCTACTTTCACACtgtccttttcccttctaTGCTTATCGGCACGGGTGAAAATTGGACTATGCTCCACAATGTTTCTGGCACTCGTCCGTATCTGCACATCAATTAACCAAAGCAAGCTCACTAATCTAGTTTCTAGAATATCTTAATTACGAGGATACTAAATTTTCTAAATCCAGAAACATTGGTGTCTTTGGTAACAATGCCCGAGAAACGGGTCAACCTCCCGAAGTTTGGAGATACTaccttctttcccaacGTCCAGAAAACAATGACTCCAGTTTTTTATGGAGCAAATTTATTGCAGCCAACAACAATGAGCTTTTAGCAAACTTGGGGAACTTTGTGAATCGGGTATGTCATTTCTCATGAATGGAGAGTCATGATACTCAATCAAAGTATAGGTCATCAAATTTGTCAATGCCAAATATGAATCCATTGTGCCTGGACCTGCCAGGTTTGGAGGTGGCGAGCCCAATTTGACATCCTCTACACCTGAAGGGAAAATCGACATCGACTTTGTTACGGACATTAATGCTCGTCTCAAGGAGTACCGCAATCTCATGGACGACACTAAACTTCGAAGCGGTCTTGCCACAGCCATGAATATCTCTGCTCGCGGAAATCAGTATCTTCAAGACAACTCTTTAGACAATGTTCTTCTTGCCAATCAGCCTGAAAGGTGTGCTCAGGTTCTGCTCAACGCTATCAACTTGATCTACATCCTCTCAGCGGTCATTCACCCCTTCATGCCCGGCAGTTCTGATGGCATCCTCCGTCAACTCAACGCTCCCGCTCGTTCTTTACCTTCCAAGTTTTCCATTGATATTCTGCCTGGCCATACACTTGGCAAGCCagaatatcttttcaaaagaatCGAGAACCCTATAGAACAAGAGAGATCATGGCAGAAGCAGTTTGGTGGTGATGCCGTTGTTGCTTCTAAAGTCAATCCCCCTGGGCCTGGAGGACACGGTGAGGGTGGCAAGGTGCCTaaggcaaaagatgttCCAGACGACAAGGATTCCAAAAAGGCTGCTCATGAAGCCCGCAAAGCTCAGATTGCCGCCGCCAAACGCGCTGCCGCTGCTGAGGCTGAAGCGAAGAAGACTTCTGAGGAGAAATCGCTTGAAGCCAAAGTCGAGGCTCAAGGCAAGAAAATCCAAGCTATCAAGAAGGGTCTTGAGCAAGGCGATGCTGAACAGGAGATGACTATTGCCAAgtctttgaaagaagaattggcCGAGTTACGaaagaagttgaaagaagctAGCATTGCTTAGGGATGTGCTTTCAGTGCGCTTTAGGGTCTGGAACATAGCATGGGGGTAGTTTTCTATCGTATATCTtggatggaaagacaaACTATATATGGTTATTGACCAGCTCTGAAACAGCATATTCGCCATATCGTTCTCAGCGTTGAATTGGATGGATATACCTACCAAGAGtattgaaaagagaaatcatTCGCGAACTGGTACTCCTTTGTAAGGACTCATTGGCTAGAAAAGTTCTATAGAGAATCCTTTGTCAGACTCCCCTGCTTCGATATGTTAAGtcgaaagagaaggaaacaGATGATACAAGCATTTTATCGTCTTTAACCTTATACATACTCTCCATTTTTGCTCTTCATAAATATTCATTTTCCAGCATTACAGAAAGTAAAAAGTCTACTTGTGTGACGCGTTTTAAAActatttttcttctcttctctattctttttcatctttttcattttcctTCAAAAATCAATTGGAGCATAGGGAGAAGTCTGTTTCAAATGGCAACCCGCGTCAGAAGCGTGAGGAATATCCTCATGGAGGTTGGTAGGATTGTCAGGTCCTTACTATGGCTAATCAGCCTTGACGGATAGCTGAGGAAGGTATGTCAACATCCTTACCTTCAGGCAAATGAGTTGGAGCCTTTCAATCTTCCAGAAGAGGAGCAACATAAGCAACTTGTGAACGCTAGCGGGAAGCTGCAATTTTTAAAGCTCTTATTGCCAGAGCTAATTGCGAGAGGACACCGGATATTACTTTTCAGTCAGGTAAGTTGTCGTCTGGGGTATATGGACGGAATCATGGGATTAATTCAGTCCTAGTTCAAGATAGCATTGGATAGAAGTAGGTGATACTCGCTAAACTGCTTGAGCAAAGTGTTTGACTGCATCCCAGTACAAGATTTTCTTTATGGTGAAAACATTAAGCACCTCAGACTAGATGGCGATACTCAGCAAGCTCAACGTCAAAAGTCTATGGATATCTTCAATGCCGAAGGGTCAACTTATCATGTGTTCTTATTAACAACTAGGGCTGGTGGAGTAGGTATTAACCTAGCCACAGCTGACACTAGTAGGTCGAGGGAATATGGGAGTATCTGGTGGAAGAGCAAGTCACTGACATTGACTAGTCATTTTACATGATCCTGATTTCAACCCCCATCAAGATCTTCAAGCAATTGCCAGGGCGCATCGTTATGgacaaaaaaagaatgtttTGGTGTTCAAGTTGATGGTTAAAGGTTCTGTCGAAGGTGCGTCTAGGACATGTCTGTCACAAAGCCCGCTTCaggtttttctttttcaatttaTCGGATGCTAATATGGTGATACTAGAGACAATTATCAGcaaagggaagaagaagatggtcCTTGATCACCTTGTTGTTCAGCAGATGGGCAAAGAATCCTCTGAAGACCACGATTTCGAGgatcttttcatcaaagGCGTCGAAGGAATTTACTCTGGACAAGGCGGAATAAACGTACCTGATATTAATTACAACTCCAGGAACGTTGCTGAGCTCATTGACAAGGTCGAAAAGgatgcagaagaagaggaagggaagatgaaggaacGAAAAGAAGCAATCGCGCGAGGAGAGCTAGAATTTCATGAGAACAAACAAGCCGCCCAGTTTGGGTTTGCCAAGATATGGGAGGCAGATCAAAATCAGCTTCAAACTTCtcaaattgaagaagaaaaggatgaagaggaagatgtaGACTGGGACCAACTTATGGCTTCTATCCAAGCCGAGCGAGAAGCCCGCCAATTACGTGATTTGCAAGAGGGTCGCGCCCGGCGGAAAGCTAATCATACGCAAATCAATTATCGATTAGATGACGATGATCCCATCCCTGGAGTGAACATTACGCCCAAGAAGGGCAAAAGCAAACTCAGCAAAaacaagagcaaaaacaaagtcGATAAAGCAAGTTCTGATACAGAATATGTCAATGAGGTTTTGAGTGGAGAAGACGATGATAAGGACGATGCAGGACTTCCGGAAGTGCCAGACGAGGGTTTGTCGGATCTTCTTCCCACCATAATGAACCAAAAGAATGTGCCCTTCATTcccaaatcatcaaatATCAATGACTCAGCTATGTCTCAAGCCAAGACAGATAGAAATAACTTCTCCCATGGCGGGCTGCTGCTCTTTACTGgacaaaagagagaaggcgaGCCTTGGGGATCTTCAAACAAAAAAGTGCTCAAAACGGATGTCATAATGAGTGAAACCTCTCAGTCAGATTTTTCCTTGAATTCAAATAATCAAATTTATCAACAGCATTCGCCAGTCACAGAATTTAACCTCAATTCATCTTCGCAATACCATAAACCTCCATCTCATATCATCGCTGCCCAGAACATCCTTCAGTGGCTCTATCTTGTCACGCGAAGATTAAACTCAGCTCTTTTGTTAGCCGTATGGGCTAACATTGGCATACTTGAAGCTCCTATAGATGAACGTATCAACGCTTACATTTCTCTCTCCAAAACCATCGATGCCAAATTAGTCCAATTCGGAGAACAACCTTTCTTCACACTGAAAGAACAAATGGAGTTAGTGGCAATGTTCATAAGAAGTGGGTGGCCGGTCGTTTTAGAAAATCACAATAGAAGGCTGGTTATGCTACAGGAGAAACCTTACGAGAGTGCTGATATTGACGGCCAACGGGCTTCCATGTTTGATCAATCTTCATTGTATCAAAAGACGGGAGTGGTTGACTCTTCAATCGCTTCTGCTAGTGGTGAGCAATCAATTGAAATGTTAAAAGTTGCTCAAGAAATCCAATCAGATTCACGAGCGGCCTTAACTGAACAATtctcaaaaacaacaacTTCTGCGAGATCATCAGCTCAGACCCCAATAACTACGCCTCAGCTGGTTTCCGCTCAGAAAGCGtttttctctctccctCAATCAACCCGTGAGTCAATAAACGGACTGAGCTCGACAAGCAGTCCTT encodes:
- a CDS encoding methionine-tRNA ligase; translated protein: MAKQNIRKAEGLFMHIHDPKQGPILPKDGQRNVLITSALPYVNNVPHLGNIIGSTLSADVFARYNRTLNIPTLYICGTDEYGTATEAKALEEGITPYELCTKFHKLHTEIYEWFQLSFDKWGRTSTDEHTRITQEIYKRLHENGLFRLETADQTYCEDDKLFLADRFVEGTCPQCGYDDARGDQCDKCSLTFSSPTQLLNPRCKRNKSHKLSVRPSTHACVRLDILQPKLVEWMQKARIKGRWGTNAVITEKGEIVEPRMLGEGLRPSAVTRDLKWGVKVPKVGNEEEDKLLEGKVIYVWFDAPIGYPSITATYTNDWEKWWKNPDNVELYQFMGKDNIYFHTVLFPSMLIGTGENWTMLHNVSGTQYLNYEDTKFSKSRNIGVFGNNARETGQPPEVWRYYLLSQRPENNDSSFLWSKFIAANNNELLANLGNFVNRVIKFVNAKYESIVPGPARFGGGEPNLTSSTPEGKIDIDFVTDINARLKEYRNLMDDTKLRSGLATAMNISARGNQYLQDNSLDNVLLANQPERCAQVLLNAINLIYILSAVIHPFMPGSSDGILRQLNAPARSLPSKFSIDILPGHTLGKPEYLFKRIENPIEQERSWQKQFGGDAVVASKVNPPGPGGHGEGGKVPKAKDVPDDKDSKKAAHEARKAQIAAAKRAAAAEAEAKKTSEEKSLEAKVEAQGKKIQAIKKGLEQGDAEQEMTIAKSLKEELAELRKKLKEASIA